The Primulina eburnea isolate SZY01 unplaced genomic scaffold, ASM2296580v1 ctg739_ERROPOS11973397, whole genome shotgun sequence sequence TGGCGAGAATTCAAGCTCTACCAGCTAAATATTTGAAACTATTCAATACATTTTCTGTGGCACCATTGGCTTACTATTTCCTCTACCGTTGTCCGTGGGTCTGCTGACACTTCCGATAATTTGTTCGCTTAATTTCTTTAGTCTATAATCTCAATTATAGCTCTTTGTTACcttaattttaatttcattACTTTATCTCaactaatatttataattattataatcatacTCAATATttatccgaacaattctttcagaccAAAAACTATGCATCAAAGCAACACgtaagaataatttttttttgaaaaaaaaaacacaagccAAATCTGATTGAAACACCCTATAAATGCACAGACAAAAAAAGCTTCAAGACACTTATTaaaaagtttacaaaaaaaaaatcgtttACCAGAAGAATCAGTGAAGACATTGCTCGTGCTTTTCGACGAACAAACAGGAGTGAAGCATCCCAGCAGAGTGTCGGTGATGGAGCGGATACCGCTCCTATAGGCGGCGCTTTGGAAAGATTGCGAGTAGTATGCGGAGGAAGCCGACGAATCTGCTACTTCATCCAGTGTATTGAGGGCGGAGCCCCTCCGTAAACCGCCGGGGCGTGGACTTTTCATGGCGGATCAATCCAATCGTACGACAACTGTGAAATATGAGAGAATAGAAAGAGATGGCGGTTAAGCTTGCAATTACAATATTCAATTGGTTTGGTTAATTAATTCCACCAAATCGCACCTaaccaaaatctttttaaaataagaaaaataaaataaaaaactgaTTATTAAAATAATCAGAGTAATGCAATTCAActaatcaaaattaaaataatccCCCTAATTcactttttcaaatttaattaaaataattaataattgtaAAAAAACTAATAagtcaattatggtaattaaaTTTGTTAATCTTTAGCTCAACAGAATTCTAGCCTATCCTAGTTACCAAATAttgtttatatatgttttaataatcattagAATCATATATCTATTCTATTTAATTAAAGTATTCTATTTAATTAAAGTTGACACATAATAGTAACTACCTAATAAGACACCAATTTTTTTTCCCAACTTTATCTtcatatgatattaatattacacttttgttttttgttttaaaatttcaacacatttttttttattttaacaattcatatatcaatttaatctctccataatttgtcaaattctaTTTTAGTcaatcgataatgataaaaaatagaaaaaaatattatacatacATGTATCACGTGTACAGAGTAACTAGTAAATATAATTAGTCAACTCAAATTCTGTTAGGCTCGCCTAATTATCAAATGAATGACAATATGTATaatttatattatcaaattattaaataataacgaTTTAAGCGCGTAATTGCTATTTCATGATagtataatttttaataaaaaaaattaattgtcaTGTTCGTAGATTATTAATAGAATATGAAGATAAAATATATCATGATTACTATTTCCATATTAGTATAATacgatatattttaatttatatataaaaaaatgttattaTCATTGAGTTTACGATCCAACCGTGCTTGGGTCAGCAgtgattaattttgttttttgttttcccACAATTAGCCTACCATATATCtagtcaattaattaaattataatattgcCGAAATGTCGTCATCATCTGGGAGTTCTTGTCGTCATCGTCGGTAGTTCATTCCCCGAATATATTCTATCTCGAAAACACCAAGTCATAATCAAATTGAGCAATACTGGATGAATCCGGTAATAATCCAAACATAAGCTGAGAGAAAATTAACCCTCCCTCTTCCCAGGAGGGTGAAACTACATGAATTCCCCTAACAATTTTAAATTAACTGACCAGCATAAATTGCAGGGAAAAAGCAGAAAATCTCGAGGGGTCGTCGAAGAGGCTCCGGATCATAGAGGTTCTCGAATGGCATTTCAAGCCTCTTCACTCCCTAGTTCATCCATAGTTCATCCATATATATCCGATTCGTTTTGTGACTATTTTCTGTTGTATCTTGTTACCTATCTAGAAAAACTTCCTATATAATGGTCGATAAAATTTCACTCGAGAACTTTCTCACCCGTGGAGAAGAGGTTCCACACCAAAGTGCCGATGATGTATAACACGACGGCCACTTTGAACACGTCATCCCAAGAACCTGATGTACGAATGAAGATTTAATCAAACAATAGTAGGCTATACAAAACATGGGAAGGTTGCGAAGAACAGTGATTCCGGGAAATGTTTATGTCATGCAGAAAAATGAGGATGAGGTTGGCTTTTACCCTTTTGGAGTATGTATCCAGTTGCAGCAGTACCAAAGACGCCAGCAAGTACACCAGCTGTGTTAGAAAGTCCTAGCAAGACTCCCTGGAATAGAAAGAAGCGTATATCACCATGGAAATTCAGAGCCAACATGTCTTTTCATGTAGATGTCACATTGTGCAGGAAGTGTGACTTGGCATAATCGATTTTACACAGTAATTACTGAGCATTTTTTCTCCTATTGTCAAAATGTTAGATCCAAGTTTctggaaaaaaataatttcattcaCTTGTagtttataaataaatttgacAAATCCCACAAGAGTCAGGGACATTGAAGGGCATTCTCGTCATGCTATTCCATAATCTAGGATGGTTCAATACACATGAAACATGACTTGTTGTGCTGAAAGTATTCAGAGCCAGCTCTGATATCATTTGGCGAAAATTTAAGCCAAGTTGATAGATAGGTCCGTTGTACtcgattataaataatttaaatgcaCGTCCAACAATATTACAATGGAAAGATGAGAAACAACTCACAGCATAGCGTGGCCCAATATCTTGGTGATTCGAGTATAGCCCGGACTGAGAGAATGCATCTGATCCCTGTGAATTTTATGCTAAATGCATTTAACAAGGTAATTCAGACAGAAACATGACAAGTGGTATGCTCAGACAATAGTTTCAACCTGACTGCAGGCCATGCACAGCACTGCTAAAGCAGGTGTATTCACTTTACTAAGTTGTGTTAGGAAGAAAGCTGGACCCAAAAATCCAATTGTTTGCATTATCTGAAAGGATCAAGTTTTTGAGAAGAGTCATTCTCTCTGTACTATACAAGGGCAATATAATCATCTAAATACAACTGTAGATTTTCTTCTGTTGCATGTAAGGTTCATTCATAAGAAACAACACAATGCAGGTTTGAAGACTCGAagatttctaatatttttcaaaagaaaacaaCTGTGCTTGCCTTGCGAACTGATGTAATGGAAAGGCCTTTGCTCACAAGGGTATCTGCAATCCAACCACCTATATTAGCAAAAACAGCCATGGTCAGCCATGGCAGCACACACAGTAGTCCAGATTCGGTGAGGTTAAACTTCAACACCTGCTCATGCAAAAACAAGCGACTGGAAGTATCAGCTTGGTCGTCCAGTTTTCTTGGTGTATTAATATAAAACCCACCAACTAAATTTCCAACTTACGAGGTCTCCATACAGAAAAGGGAAAGAGATCGCTGAAACAAAATTTTTACAAATAAAGATCATCCAAAGCTAACAAACCTGGTTATAGTAGGTAGGCATCCATGTCAAAAGAATAAACGTTCCCCAATTATGACAGAAATGGGAGATAATCAGAGCCCAAACAGGTGCTTTTGATAGAATTTTCTTCCATGGAATTTCAGAAACAGGTCCCTTGGATAGGGAGCCTCCCAAGATCagtgctttttcttccatgctcAGATGTGGATCTTCTTTTGGTGAGCTGTACGCCTGCAATAGGTTAAACACAacgaaaaagaaaatgagacagagcaggagcaggagcagtagcagtagcagtagcagtttTGCTCAAATACTAGGCCAATGAAAAATGCCAACTTTCAAATGTCTCCAGTCATCTTTAAGGAGAAAGATTGATACCATCCCACTATGCCCTATGGAGGAAATATACGAGACCAGTAAAAGTAGCCCGATACAGCAACAAgagaaacaataaaataaatctccTTAAGTTCCAGATTTCTACACGATGTAAGTTTATTCTCAGCAAAATTCTCAAGAAAATTAGCAAGCGTTGAAAtagagagagagcagagttaaGTAGCACAGCGGAGAGCCCAGATCTTTTCTTTGTAAAATCCTTTAATCAAAATGGGTTGCTCATTCATTACAACAAGCAAATAAAAGTTCAGGTTTTCAAACATACCACCACTAGTAAATTTGTATGTGTTGAGAGAATGATTTAGCAGAAAGAAGTAAGGCCTTACTTTGCTCAACCACATTGCAAACCAGATGGTTCCAAGTGATccaaaggaataaaatacaGATGGCCACCCAAATTTGTTGATCAACATAGGCGAGAAGGCCAATCCTATCACTGAACCAAGATACATGCCGCTGTATACCAGCGCAAGAGATCTGCTCCTCTCAGAGACAGGAATCCATTTAGACAACAAATTGTTCATAGCAGGCATAGCAACTCCCTGATTACAGAACGCTTACCATTGtaaatgaaaattcaaaacactCACAAACAAGGTTGCAAAGTAAGATTTGATTGACTAAACAAACGTTATCATATCAGTCACTGTGCTTTCTCACAGTCAGTGATTTAACCCTTCTACATCCATGTACGTGAGAAAAACGACTGTTACCCAAATAAATCAAAATCAATTAAAAATCTGATTTGTCAATTGTCATATAAGTAGAAAAAAAAATAGCTATGAACAACATATCACTAGAGCATCATGTTGAAGTAATAGTCACTATTATTTAACGAACAACACCTTAATAGCACCAATATTCAACAACATACATTTGCAGATCAAGTTGCTAGCAAGTAAATAAATGAATGGATGACATCTCATTTCTACAAGTGCTTGCCCTACCTTGGATACTTGGTAGAAGAACTGAAACAGTGTCAGAATGCTCAATGAAATAGAGAAGCCACGTTATGCCAATCGATAGACTATAAACCAGACTTGATAGGATTCTCTTCATTTCAATGTCGAGCCAATGGGAAACTTAGAAAATTCATCTTCGACAGGAAAAAGACAGAGAATACAAACACAAAATCTGTTGAATCTATAGAAAATGTTGCATGTCATACTTTCCGGTTTCAACACCATTCTTGAGAAGGCAGAGTAGTATATCTATGTCGGGATACTCGAGAAAAGTTATAAATGTTAGATACGATAATGGACAAAAGGAATGTGCCGCATCTTCTGATCAGGAATAACTAATGAataaaccaaaatattttgtCAGAGAAGTGCATAAGAAGCTAACCTCGCCAATTCCCATGAAGGCACGCATGACAAGCAAGAATGGAAGCCCTAATCTGGCAGCTAAAGGTGTCAATATTGTAGCAGCAGACCACCAAACTACTCCAAAGCCAAGAACTACCTTCCCACCAATTTTATCAGCCCAAATGCCCCCAACAATCTGCAGGAGTGAATAAATTCTGTTAGAGAACCGATTTCGTACTAACTCAAGTGGCAGCCTAAGTTGAAGGTGTAAACGTTTCTTTGGATAAGAGGCCTAAATTACTTAATGAAGCAGGTTGTCCAAGCCAACAAGCACAAAGATGTCTCAAATCTAATTGCCAGGATCATGCGATGgtgaaacttaaaaaaaaaaggtgGGTTTCTTCACTAGAGTATGGCACACGCTATTATGTTTCTTTCTATTATAAGCTATGATATTAAATATAAAGGCAGCAAGAGTAGCTAATACCTTTATTAACATTTAAGACAATTGCAAATTCAATTTTTCCTTAAacataaaaatgaattttagtaCCACCACATTATAGCACATTTAATGTGAAtgtgaaataaaaatattaggtTATAAACCCGTGATGTTATAACACCAAGTAGACAAGTTTTTTTGTAATTCAAGCCTGATAGGTGATATAACCCCGTGAGTTTATAAGCTAAACTTCATTAGTTTTAATATTCGATGTGGAACATTTTTAACAAGAAGTCACAATGATTCACTAAAACAGAACCATGTCATACTTGACATTATGTAATACATATTCAATAAATAACTTATTGAGGTTTTATCAACATGTGAAAATTACCTGTGTGAGAAGATATCCCCAGAAGAAAGAAGACTGAATTAGACCAACAGTAGCACTGTTCCAGTTGAATTCCTTTGACATTGGAAGTATAGCTATACTCATATTCACCTGGATAACAAATACAATACTTGTTATTGTTTGTTGAATGATACTGTCTCGATTAAGCCAGTTGGCCCAGTCCCACGAACGGAACATGATGGCACCTGACTCCATGAGTTAACTTGGACAAAATATAACTCTAAAGTAGAAAGCTTAACTGGAtgtaaaaagaaagaagaaaattcAAAAGGAAAGAATACAAGAAACCTTACACGGTCCATATTACATAGCAGAAATGCAGAAAAACAAAGCAGCACCATCACCCAGCGCTTTGGGAACTGCTCCCACCATGGTTTCCCTTGCTCAACTCCTTCGAGTAATACTGCTCCACTCACCCCCTCGGGTGATACAAGTGACTCCAACCCACTTTCTCTTATGTCAAGCTCTTCAGATTTGAAGTTCGCTCTAGTCCTCATCGTTGTTGAGCGCTTCGAAAGCAGCACTTGTCTTtcaataaaacaaattttatcaGACTTCCCAGATTGAAAAATTCTATCAAGGAAAGCAAAACAATGACGACGCCTGCTTATTCCACTTATTCTTCTTGTATTAAAGGACGCATTGAACTTTTTTTTTAGTTGGTGTGGAACAGGCACGGACAGAGGCGGATTTGCTTTTGTGTGGAACAATGAGTAAGTTATTAAACTTTCGCCTTCAGAATGGAATCTGTTTTGAGGTAGGATGTGTGCCAAGCTGAGTGAAAATCTTCCCCGAGGTGGATACATCTCCCTGTAAATCATATTACGATTTCTACAGCGTGTAGCAGCAATGGTTGATCGCTCTCCAGTTTGATGACCTGCATATTATTCGTGAAATATTTGTGCTggtaagtaaataaataataggaTGCTTCTATTGCAATCTAAAAAGAGAAATAAAAGAGCAAAGCATACATAGAGCAAATCAATTTGGATATTGATGTGTCCACACAAATAACTGCTCGCATGTAAAGCCTTATGCATGCACATGCTACTGCTACGGATTAAATTTTTTCATGTTTGTGCCATATTCTGCCTCATTCTCCAACTTGCATTTTTCCCTCAACTTCTAAATGAACTCAATTGCACCATGTTTCGGTCATTTCAGCACATTCCCAACACTTATTTCAAGTTAAAAAGAGCAATAAAACTTAATTATCCTATTGAAACCAAACCCATATCAGCGTACAAAGCTTCAGTAAGAATCTCAGTAGTTGCCAATTAATATCCGGTTGAATGTCCTGAATTTCATTACAGTGAGATGAATTACGGATTTAATTGCCGCACCAAAGTTGGGCATTCCATCTTTTGCGCAATTCGTAGCAACAGCTAAGCACTCACACAACGTTACTCAAagcaaatatattttaaaaaaacgaaGACTAAATATACGTGTAGTCTGTATTTCTTCCCCTTGCCCACACCCACAAAGCACGCGAGCGCGTGTCCAAATGGAGAAGCATGTTCAAG is a genomic window containing:
- the LOC140821795 gene encoding ascorbate transporter, chloroplastic-like, whose product is MAIGAVVSHRNFGSFIASGHQTGERSTIAATRCRNRNMIYREMYPPRGRFSLSLAHILPQNRFHSEGESLITYSLFHTKANPPLSVPVPHQLKKKFNASFNTRRISGISRRRHCFAFLDRIFQSGKSDKICFIERQVLLSKRSTTMRTRANFKSEELDIRESGLESLVSPEGVSGAVLLEGVEQGKPWWEQFPKRWVMVLLCFSAFLLCNMDRVNMSIAILPMSKEFNWNSATVGLIQSSFFWGYLLTQIVGGIWADKIGGKVVLGFGVVWWSAATILTPLAARLGLPFLLVMRAFMGIGEGVAMPAMNNLLSKWIPVSERSRSLALVYSGMYLGSVIGLAFSPMLINKFGWPSVFYSFGSLGTIWFAMWLSKAYSSPKEDPHLSMEEKALILGGSLSKGPVSEIPWKKILSKAPVWALIISHFCHNWGTFILLTWMPTYYNQVLKFNLTESGLLCVLPWLTMAVFANIGGWIADTLVSKGLSITSVRKIMQTIGFLGPAFFLTQLSKVNTPALAVLCMACSQGSDAFSQSGLYSNHQDIGPRYAGVLLGLSNTAGVLAGVFGTAATGYILQKGSWDDVFKVAVVLYIIGTLVWNLFSTGEKVLE